A portion of the Natrinema salaciae genome contains these proteins:
- a CDS encoding PadR family transcriptional regulator: MRKSGPPKGLIAYLVLELLEEKPRYGYEILKEIREISGGHWEPSYGSVYPILYKFEEKGWAERIDREDEPDRKYFELTAAGQAELEERRESGSEKARDFADVILGFFHVYAAFSTDDRFEIPEIEGEWRFDEAFSRWVVEQVVRHYEHYFDATFERLEETPEEFYDRHGIETEE; this comes from the coding sequence CTCGTGCTCGAGCTCCTCGAGGAGAAACCCCGATACGGGTACGAGATCTTGAAGGAGATCCGGGAGATCAGCGGCGGTCACTGGGAACCGTCCTACGGCTCGGTGTACCCGATCCTCTACAAGTTCGAAGAGAAAGGGTGGGCCGAACGCATCGACCGCGAGGACGAGCCCGATCGGAAGTACTTCGAGCTCACGGCGGCGGGGCAGGCGGAACTCGAGGAGCGCCGCGAGAGCGGCTCGGAGAAGGCCCGAGACTTCGCCGACGTAATTCTCGGCTTCTTCCACGTGTATGCGGCGTTCTCGACGGACGACCGGTTCGAGATCCCGGAGATCGAGGGCGAGTGGCGATTCGACGAGGCGTTCAGCCGCTGGGTCGTCGAACAGGTGGTTCGCCACTACGAACACTACTTCGACGCGACGTTCGAGCGCCTCGAGGAGACGCCCGAGGAGTTCTACGACCGCCACGGCATCGAGACG